The Acidobacteriota bacterium genome contains a region encoding:
- a CDS encoding virulence factor MviN, which yields MAEAFGGRRLQRSALDRSHVPSLAASATHAHRLGRSARGREPMTPSPPSPVAARPEPRPRVLQRLGWRGRDRSINQKIFWAAAITASLSICTKLFAIGRESLVARQFGRSDALDAFLIALMLPEFLASLIAGSFGSAFIPSFIAARNDQPRQARTQLLSSVVTASLLLLLVCSLLVCAAASYYLPWLASGFSAAKLVVTRHLLYSLAPYLIFGGLAVIYIAILNSEESFALPAASAILPPLLAILLLLTCARPLGIYVLSIGFAGGSLLQCLILGPAVRRRYPGFRFGWHGADRYLRQIGSQYTPMLAGAFLMGCTTLVDQVLAATLPAGSVAALAYANRIILAVLALGSVSISSAMLPYFSQQIASCDWKGCRHTLYTYAKWTMAASLLLTAALIIFSEPLVRLLYQRGAFKPADAVLVSHLFIALALQIPFYVVGILFVRLLSALQGNGFLLWGAVIALPVDVALDLFFMHFWGIVGIALATSCMYLATTAAAALFTPILFRRRMREVRR from the coding sequence TTGGCAGAAGCATTTGGCGGGCGCCGATTGCAGCGCTCAGCTCTGGATCGTTCTCATGTTCCAAGCCTGGCTGCAAGCGCAACACATGCCCATCGGCTTGGACGCAGCGCTCGCGGTCGCGAGCCGATGACCCCTAGCCCGCCTTCGCCCGTGGCCGCGCGTCCCGAGCCACGGCCCCGCGTGCTGCAACGTTTAGGTTGGCGCGGGCGGGACCGGTCGATCAATCAAAAGATATTTTGGGCGGCGGCCATCACCGCCAGCCTGTCGATCTGCACCAAACTGTTTGCGATTGGACGAGAATCGCTGGTGGCCCGCCAATTCGGCCGCTCCGACGCACTGGATGCGTTTCTGATCGCGCTGATGCTGCCGGAATTCCTGGCCAGCCTAATTGCGGGTTCATTCGGCAGCGCTTTTATCCCCAGTTTCATTGCCGCGCGCAATGACCAGCCCCGGCAGGCACGAACACAACTGCTTTCGAGCGTGGTGACCGCCAGCCTGCTACTGCTATTGGTTTGCAGCTTACTTGTATGCGCCGCGGCTTCCTACTATCTCCCTTGGCTAGCTAGCGGTTTTTCGGCAGCCAAGCTGGTGGTGACGCGCCACCTGCTGTATTCCCTCGCGCCGTACTTGATCTTTGGCGGTCTGGCTGTCATTTATATTGCGATTCTGAACTCCGAGGAATCGTTTGCTCTGCCGGCCGCCAGCGCCATCCTGCCCCCGTTGCTCGCCATTCTCCTCTTGCTTACATGCGCCCGACCGCTGGGCATTTACGTGCTGAGTATCGGCTTCGCCGGAGGATCACTCCTCCAGTGCCTGATCCTGGGGCCAGCGGTACGCCGTCGCTACCCAGGGTTTCGATTCGGCTGGCACGGGGCCGATCGCTACCTGCGCCAGATTGGGAGCCAATACACCCCGATGCTGGCCGGAGCATTTTTAATGGGCTGCACCACCCTTGTCGACCAGGTACTGGCCGCCACGCTGCCGGCGGGTAGCGTAGCGGCCCTCGCCTATGCCAATCGGATCATCCTCGCGGTCCTGGCTTTAGGCTCGGTCAGTATCAGCTCGGCCATGCTGCCGTATTTTTCCCAGCAGATTGCATCCTGCGACTGGAAAGGCTGCCGCCACACGCTATACACCTACGCGAAATGGACGATGGCGGCTTCTCTGCTTCTCACCGCCGCACTAATCATTTTTTCTGAGCCCCTAGTACGTTTGCTTTACCAGCGCGGCGCATTCAAACCTGCCGACGCCGTGCTGGTTTCGCACCTTTTCATCGCCTTGGCTCTGCAGATCCCTTTCTACGTGGTCGGCATCCTGTTTGTGCGGTTGCTCTCGGCCCTGCAAGGCAATGGCTTTCTGCTCTGGGGCGCGGTGATCGCGCTCCCGGTTGATGTCGCCCTGGATTTGTTCTTCATGCATTTCTGGGGTATAGTCGGGATTGCTCTGGCGACAAGCTGCATGTACTTGGCCACCACTGCTGCCGCGGCTCTGTTTACTCCAATTTTGTTCCGGCGCCGGATGCGGGAGGTGCGGCGGTGA
- a CDS encoding glycosyltransferase family 4 protein: MMQSSRRGDSLIGNRSAPSACDNTCREPGSPAGAGSRVLLLVIASLRPGGAERVISILASAWAERGDEVHLATMEKPDAKPFYALHERVQLHRLDCEAESTTTWQGLRQNFRRCRRLRQLAKSMRPDSLIVFGDVTNVIALFATRGLGVPVLISERVDPSQYRIPPIWERLRRISYRWATEVIFQTASAARGLSVTLSRPPRIIANPVLPPTSVRSQRKVVNLRDGACDFSWGQVACDRSEGCDAFLTQDTSAAPEIPPARRLVVAMGRLTSEKGFDLLLEAFAQLPRAAQGWKLAIFGEGRDRAALEAQRERLGLGDRVSLPGLCADSSQVMRMADIFVLSSRFEGFPNVLCEAMAAGVACIACNCRSGPADIVVDGLSGILIPPENPAAMAQALWALMEDRERRARLGDAARKLAERFSLSRILALWDQVLPAGASRMGHNR, translated from the coding sequence ATGATGCAGAGTTCAAGACGAGGAGATAGTCTCATCGGGAACCGTAGCGCCCCGTCAGCCTGCGACAACACTTGCCGTGAGCCGGGATCGCCCGCGGGCGCCGGATCGCGGGTGCTCCTGTTGGTGATTGCTTCCCTGCGCCCCGGAGGAGCGGAACGCGTTATCTCCATATTGGCCAGCGCTTGGGCGGAGCGCGGCGACGAAGTCCATCTGGCCACCATGGAAAAACCGGATGCCAAGCCGTTCTACGCTCTGCACGAGCGGGTGCAATTACATCGTCTGGACTGCGAGGCGGAGTCGACAACGACATGGCAGGGCTTGCGGCAGAACTTCCGGCGCTGCCGGCGTTTGCGACAACTTGCCAAGTCCATGCGACCCGACAGTTTGATCGTTTTTGGAGATGTAACGAACGTGATCGCACTGTTTGCAACTCGAGGACTTGGCGTACCCGTACTCATTTCCGAACGCGTCGATCCCTCACAGTACCGGATTCCGCCAATCTGGGAGCGATTGCGGCGCATCAGTTACCGATGGGCAACCGAAGTGATATTCCAGACCGCGTCGGCTGCGCGCGGTTTAAGCGTTACGTTGTCCCGCCCACCGCGAATCATTGCCAACCCCGTCCTGCCCCCAACTAGTGTCCGGAGTCAGAGGAAAGTTGTGAATCTTCGGGACGGAGCGTGCGACTTTTCTTGGGGACAAGTCGCATGCGACAGGTCTGAGGGTTGCGATGCATTTCTGACTCAGGACACTAGCGCGGCGCCGGAGATCCCACCCGCGCGACGTCTGGTGGTCGCCATGGGGCGGCTGACCAGCGAAAAGGGGTTTGACTTACTTCTCGAGGCGTTTGCGCAACTTCCGCGTGCAGCGCAGGGCTGGAAGTTGGCAATATTTGGCGAAGGCCGGGACCGTGCGGCGCTGGAGGCGCAGCGGGAACGGCTTGGCTTGGGCGATCGAGTTTCGTTGCCGGGGCTGTGCGCAGATAGCTCGCAGGTGATGAGAATGGCCGACATATTTGTCCTCAGCTCCCGGTTCGAAGGCTTCCCCAATGTGCTGTGCGAGGCCATGGCCGCAGGGGTCGCCTGTATTGCATGCAACTGCCGCAGCGGCCCAGCCGATATCGTCGTGGATGGCCTCAGTGGCATACTCATCCCACCCGAGAATCCAGCGGCGATGGCGCAAGCCCTGTGGGCGTTAATGGAGGATCGGGAACGCCGGGCTCGCTTGGGCGACGCCGCCCGGAAGTTGGCGGAACGGTTCTCGCTGAGCCGGATATTGGCGCTGTGGGATCAGGTTTTGCCAGCCGGTGCATCTCGTATGGGCCATAATCGTTAG
- the asnB gene encoding asparagine synthase (glutamine-hydrolyzing) gives MCGITGYWDYRNRDSAAAMSALVRSMSSRLAHRGPDGEGDWVDATAGVALGHRRLALLDLSDAGKQPMISASGRFVLVLNGEIYNFAELRAELESQCQFRGHSDTEVLLAAVETWGLEQALKRSVGMFAIAVWDRQERALTLARDRLGEKPLYYAQQEGVLFFGSELKAFSAHPRWRPRIDQRWLREYLRYGYIPWPGSIFQDCQKLPPGTFLRVQDIGSLPAPEPYWSLDRVVAETPIRSFLDPEEAVDELELRLRNAIAGQMVADVPVGAFLSGGIDSSTIVALMQAQSSRRVRTFTIGFHERGFNEAEAAHAVATHLGTDHTELYLTAQDCFDLIPRLPTLYDEPFADSSQIPTALVSALARQQVTACLSGDGGDELLGGYSSYDRREFIWSLVRYFPPALRRSAGRLVTLAARGVHGFSPRYEGGRLAAFLDARSAVERHQATLSQFLQPDLVLVDPPSVPELLREPPPRKLDLVETLMYLDTLTYLPDDILVKVDRAAMATSLETRVPLLDHRVVEFVWSLPYALKRQKGKSKWLLREVLNRYVPASLVDRPKMGFGVPVGEWIRGPLRVWAEDLLAEDRIRQQGILRPEAVQALWQKHLAGADCSAQLWIVLMFQAWLQAQHMPIGLDAALAVASR, from the coding sequence ATGTGCGGCATTACAGGATATTGGGATTATCGCAATCGCGACTCTGCCGCGGCCATGAGCGCGCTGGTGCGCTCGATGAGCTCCCGACTGGCGCACCGGGGCCCCGATGGGGAGGGGGACTGGGTCGATGCAACAGCAGGTGTAGCGCTCGGCCATCGGCGGCTTGCACTTCTGGACTTATCCGATGCCGGCAAGCAGCCGATGATTTCCGCTTCCGGACGGTTCGTGTTGGTTTTGAACGGCGAAATTTACAATTTCGCTGAATTGCGGGCAGAATTAGAATCGCAGTGCCAATTTCGGGGCCATTCCGATACCGAGGTGCTGCTGGCAGCGGTAGAAACGTGGGGGCTCGAGCAGGCTCTGAAGCGCAGCGTGGGAATGTTCGCCATCGCCGTGTGGGATCGGCAGGAGCGCGCGCTGACGCTGGCACGCGACCGCCTGGGAGAAAAGCCTCTCTATTACGCTCAGCAGGAGGGCGTGCTGTTTTTTGGCTCGGAACTGAAAGCGTTTTCCGCTCATCCGCGCTGGCGCCCGCGCATTGACCAGCGCTGGCTGCGCGAATACCTTCGCTACGGTTACATTCCGTGGCCGGGCAGCATTTTCCAGGACTGCCAGAAGCTTCCGCCAGGCACGTTCTTGCGGGTTCAGGACATTGGAAGCCTTCCCGCGCCGGAGCCGTACTGGAGTCTGGATCGCGTGGTTGCCGAGACGCCGATCCGCTCCTTCCTCGACCCAGAAGAGGCGGTGGACGAGCTGGAGCTGCGATTACGCAACGCGATTGCGGGCCAGATGGTGGCGGACGTGCCCGTTGGCGCGTTCCTGTCAGGCGGCATCGATTCGTCCACGATCGTGGCGCTGATGCAAGCCCAAAGCTCGCGGCGCGTGCGTACGTTCACGATCGGGTTTCATGAGCGCGGGTTCAACGAGGCTGAGGCCGCGCACGCGGTCGCCACACATCTCGGCACGGACCACACCGAACTTTACTTAACAGCACAAGATTGTTTTGACCTTATTCCGCGCCTTCCCACGCTGTACGATGAGCCGTTTGCCGATTCGTCCCAGATTCCGACGGCGCTGGTTTCCGCTTTGGCTCGTCAACAGGTGACCGCGTGCCTGTCCGGGGATGGGGGCGATGAATTATTGGGAGGGTATTCCAGCTACGACCGCAGGGAGTTCATCTGGAGTTTGGTGCGTTACTTTCCTCCTGCGCTGCGCCGGAGCGCCGGGCGTCTGGTGACGCTGGCAGCGCGCGGCGTTCATGGCTTCTCCCCGCGCTACGAAGGCGGCCGGCTGGCAGCATTTCTGGATGCACGCTCGGCAGTGGAGCGCCACCAGGCGACCCTCTCCCAGTTTTTACAGCCGGACCTGGTACTTGTGGATCCACCGTCAGTCCCGGAACTGCTGCGCGAACCGCCCCCGCGAAAGCTGGATCTGGTTGAAACGCTCATGTACCTGGACACGTTGACGTATCTGCCCGACGACATTCTCGTGAAGGTGGATCGCGCGGCGATGGCGACGTCCCTGGAGACGCGCGTTCCGCTGCTGGATCACCGGGTGGTGGAATTCGTCTGGAGCCTGCCCTATGCGTTGAAGCGCCAGAAGGGGAAAAGCAAATGGCTGTTGCGGGAGGTGCTGAACCGCTACGTGCCTGCAAGTCTCGTTGATCGCCCGAAAATGGGATTTGGCGTGCCTGTGGGCGAATGGATTCGAGGCCCGTTGCGCGTTTGGGCGGAGGACTTGCTGGCCGAGGACAGAATACGCCAGCAGGGGATCCTGCGCCCGGAAGCAGTGCAGGCGCTTTGGCAGAAGCATTTGGCGGGCGCCGATTGCAGCGCTCAGCTCTGGATCGTTCTCATGTTCCAAGCCTGGCTGCAAGCGCAACACATGCCCATCGGCTTGGACGCAGCGCTCGCGGTCGCGAGCCGATGA